The Pyrenophora tritici-repentis strain M4 chromosome 10, whole genome shotgun sequence genome contains a region encoding:
- a CDS encoding DUF2828 domain containing protein: MAAEDTLPSTPHHTVLNSSFPVLLPEDATLHIPEDDFQAWLNQQLRQSPEEPKKETVIIDDDGSATVSGDEPKAPFIAGMEDYAHHRSLEELAENNLTLTENADVTNISAKNNFVNLFYDLGDGTTGEKLKALLQDAWAEDPLLTLKIVFNARSIHLGKSNRIATYKAFGWLAENHPLTLLANLKWLVRPVIEKKRGPAENEKKTVGVEDFDIIDAGEVEKKKVGVEEYDIIGAEDVDPAKAHDVRYGMSHGYWKDLLNLVVFAANDQLKFDGDPSSLLTQKRDESYEAKRKRNWDPKSAKAARQQKKQEQNERVQNKMKNDAFYRALHITVARLFAEQLKTDKALLDSGKKSDLKKLSLAAKWTPTFGEFHDKHTFILSSIAEILYPEPALYCPDAANRELYLRHVREAYRKQYASPLRKALGVVERDITAETFENIKYDRVPSLAMDRYSGLFVKKDFERFTEYIKKVSSGEAKISGATLMPSTLVSKAIKCGLANLKGSGKPNFAQVKAATEAQIIGDIIDGQWNTLVNRVRESGTLQSSIAVCDVSGSMNGPTFKDGSCPMDSAIGLSLLISEVTAPPFGGGFITFSESPSYVSMAKAPKGLVEQVGYMENADWGMNTDFVAVFEDIILPMAINNKLKQEEMVKQIFVFSDMQFDQAGTPDRWTTSYDRIKKKYAEAGYEMPRLIFWNLAADSTDKPTTMDDVDTALVSGYSQGMLKVFLESGAFEDEEFVEEVEVEGDDGIMEVRKVQKKIDPITIVKKATDHKAYSMLEVVD; this comes from the exons ATGGCTGCCGAGGACACTCTGCCCAGCACCCCGCACCACACTGTACTGAACTCCAGCTTCCCAGTCCTGCTCCCAGAAGACGCTACATTACATATACCAGAAGACGACTTTCAAGCTTGGCTCAACCAGCAGCTTCGTCAGAGCCCAGAAGAGCCCAAGAAGGAGACCGTCATCATTGACGATGACGGCTCAGCCACCGTCTCTGGGGATGAACCT AAAGCGCCCTTCATTGCCGGCATGGAGGATTATGCTCACCACCGCTCGCTTGAAGAGCTTGCCGAAAACAACCTAACCCTCACGGAGAACGCCGATGTCACCAATATCTCCGCGAAGAACAACTTTGTCAACCTGTTCTATGATCTGGGAGACGGTACAACGGGGGAGAAGCTAAAAGCCTTACTTCAAGACGCCTGGGCTGAGGATCCGCTCCTGACACTGAAGATCGTCTTCAACGCGCGAAGTATACATTTGGGTAAGAGCAATCGAATCGCCACGTACAAAGCTTTTGGGTGGCTTGCGGAGAACCACCCTCTAACTCTTCTGGCAAACTTGAAGTGGTTGGTTCGGCCTGTCATCGAAAAAAAGCGCGGGCCAGCAGAGAATGAGAAGAAAACGGTAGGCGTTGAAGACTTCGACATCATTGACGCAGGGGAGGTTGAGAAGAAAAAGGTCGGCGTTGAAGAATATGACATCATTGGCGCAGAGGATGTTGATCCGGCCAAAGCCCATGACGTTCGGTACGGCATGTCCCACGGATATTGGAAAGACCTCTTGAACCTCGTTGTCTTTGCAGCAAACGATCAGCTCAAATTTGATGGGGATCCTTCTTCACTACTTACTCAGAAACGTGACGAATCCTATGAAGCCAAGCGAAAGAGGAACTGGGACCCAAAGAGTGCGAAGGCGGCCCGGCAGCAGAAGAAGCAGGAACAAAATGAGCGAGTGCAGAACAAGATGAAGAATGATGCATTTTACCGGGCGCTTCACATCACTGTTGCCAGGCTCTTTGCTGAACAACTGAAGACAGACAAGGCGTTATTGGATTCTGGGAAGAAATCAGACCTGAAGAAGCTATCTCTCGCAGCCAAATGGACACCTACATTCGGCGAGTTTCACGACAAGCATACATTCATCCTTTCTTCTATTGCGGAGATATTGTACCCAGAGCCGGCCTTATACTGTCCAGATGCTGCAAACCGCGAGCTCTATCTTCGTCATGTCCGCGAGGCTTATCGCAAACAATATGCATCACCCCTCCGCAAGGCTTTGGGTGTTGTAGAGCGAGATATTACCGCCGAGACCTTTGAGAATATCAAGTATGATCGGGTACCATCTCTGGCTATGGACCGGTACAGCGGACTCTTTGTGAAGAAAGATTTTGAGCGCTTCACGGAATACATCAAGAAAGTCTCTTCAGGCGAAGCAAAGATTTCCGGAGCAACTCTGATGCCGTCAACCCTGGTTAGCAAAGCGATAAAATGCGGGCTCGCGAATCTTAAAGGATCTGGTAAACCTAACTTCGCGCAAGTCAAAGCAGCCACGGAAGCTCAGATCATTGGCGATATCATCGATGGCCAGTGGAACACGCTCGTAAATCGTGTACGTGAATCAGGTACATTGCAGTCTAGCATCGCCGTGTGCGACGTCAGTGGTAGCATGAATGGTCCAACGTTCAAGGACGGTTCGTGCCCAATGGATTCTGCAATAGGTCTCTCACTCCTCATCTCAGAGGTGACGGCGCCTCCCTTCGGTGGCGGCTTCATAACATTCTCGGAGAGTCCTTCATACGTTTCCATGGCCAAAGCACCGAAGGGTCTTGTTGAACAGGTGGGGTATATGGAGAATGCCGATTGGGGCATGAACACAGACTTTGTCGCAGTCTTTGAGGACATCATTCTACCCATGGCTATAAACAACAAACTCAAGCAAGAAGAAATGGTCAAGCAGATCTTCGTCTTCAGCGATATGCAGTTCGACCAAGCAGGAACACCTGACCGTTGGACAACATCGTACGATCGTATCAAGAAAAAATACGCTGAAGCTGGCTATGAGATGCCGCGCCTCATCTTCTGGAATCTAGCTGCAGACAGCACGGACAAGCCGACGACTATGGATGACGTGGACACTGCGTTGGTGTCGGGATACTCGCAGGGTATGCTCAAGGTATTCTTGGAGAGCGGCGCATTCGAGGATGAAGAGTTTGTGGAAGAGGTGGAAGTTGAAGGCGATGATGGTATCATGGAGGTGAGGAAGGTGCAGAAGAAGATCGATCCGATTACCATTGTGAAGAAGGCGACCGATCACAAGGCCTACAGCATGTTGGAGGTGGTTGACTAA
- a CDS encoding RPN7, 26S proteasome regulatory complex component, contains PCI domain protein: MASNIEQSPFFLQQKTKGEIIVKDPPKFDLESYIANYSGYTRIDRLHHIGAHSTYLAVDAYRLAIAEAKRGKNVDLYTTLADELSNIAPKDPAAHIDTAWAEKKSREVREEHDRLEHELKSYKNNLIKESIRMGNEDLGHFYYDTGDFPNAQKAYMKMREHCTSPKHLSDMTLRLVYVTIAQKSWTNVLANLAKSDATQLKNEEKAKLEPIITACTGLCQMATGSYREAASSFIGTPAAYLTVESAGGIKWQKEVISGNDIAVYGGLCALAFMDRSELQNRVLANSEFRNFLELEPHIRRAINLFCNSKYSACLEVLEGYRNDYLLDVYLSKVLNIIYSRIRRKSIVQYFIPFSCVTLAEMASKFPAAEGRTIEEDLEDMINQGSLDARIDLVDRLLISPPTNPRYDVHTDALTMAETYDHTLRLRLMRLNMQAAGMEIQASKSTDKGSSISSGIGIGDSFRSMGSKMGF, encoded by the exons ATGGCGTCTAATATCGAACAGTCGCCATTCTTTCTGCAACAAAAGACAAAGGGCGAAATCATTGTCAAAG ACCCGCCCAAGTTCGACCTGGAGTCTTATATTGCAAATTACTCTG GCTATACTCGGATCGACCGTCTCCACCACATAGGCGCCCACTCGACATACCTCGCCGTAGACGCCTATCGCCTTGCTATTGCAGAGGCAAAGAGGGGCAAGAATGTTGACCTCTACACGACCCTCGCCGATGAACTTAGCAACATAGCACCCAAGGACCCTGCCGCCCATATAGACACGGCATGGGCCGAGAAAAAGTCTCGGGAAGTGCGCGAGGAGCATGACAGACTGGAGCACGAATTAAAGTCGTATAAGAACAACCTAATCAAAGAGAGCATACGG ATGGGCAACGAGGATCTCGGCCATTTCTACTACGACACCGGTGACTTCCCTAACGCGCAGAAGGCCTACATGAAGATGCGCGAACATTGCACGTCGCCCAAACATCTCTCCGATATGACGCTCCGTCTCGTATACGTTACCATTGCGCAAAAGTCATGGACAAATGTACTGGCAAACCTGGCCAAGTCGGATGCCACACAACTCAAAAACGAGGAGAAGGCAAAGCTGGAGCCCATCATAACAGCTTGCACTGGACTGTGTCAGATGGCTACTGGAAGTTACCGTGAAGCTGCGTCGTCCTTCATTGGTACCCCGGCGGCATATCTGACCGTGGAATCGGCAGGAGGCATCAAATGGCAAAAAGAGGTCATCTCGGGCAACGACATAGCGGTATACGGCGGCCTATGTGCACTCGCATTCATGGACCGCAGTGAACTACAGAATAGGGTTCTGGCGAACAGCGAGTTCCGCAACTTCCTTGAGCTTGAACCACACATTCGACGCGCCATCAATCTCTTCTGCAACTCCAAATACAGCGCCTGCCTCGAAGTGCTTGAGGGCTACCGCAATGACTATCTCTTGGACGTCTATCTTTCAAAGGTACTGAACATAATCTACAGCCGTATTCGAAGGAAGAGCATAGTTCAGTACTTCATACCATTCAGTTGTGTTACGCTTGCAGAGATGGCCTCCAAGTTTCCAGCAGCAGAAGGCAGGACCATCGAGGAGGACCTAGAAGATATGATCAACCAGGGCTCTCTCGATGCGCGGATAGATCTCGTCGATCGTCTGCTCATCTCCCCACCTACAAACCCGCGCTACGATGTACACACAGATGCTCTTACAATGGCCGAGACGTACGACCACACTCTACGTCTTCGGTTGATGCGTCTCAACATGCAGGCAGCGGGTATGGAGATTCAGGCTAGCAAATCGACCGACAAAGGATCGAGTATCAGCAGCGGTATTGGTATTGGTGATAGCTTCCGTAGCATGGGTTCGAAAATGGGATTTTAG
- a CDS encoding DUF1421 domain containing protein codes for MAEYAQYPASMPQDFELYSNTHEHHMEFHHSHPFMSSAYGMEHAFSASYDPMAPLTEIPRPQDLQYHYDAIVQGVRPYQYHTPAGSPHSISHSFHEMPPVLEASSESGASVSSSAMGSPAIVPQFNESWNPMPLGHVPGYEYTNMATEKSYVVQADPNLIQPFAFAPPSPYPEIRTTPSPYFPVIEQPPSPALSNISSYSQRGSTRHKKGSASPYLHTQQYRPYPQGQRRSSVNSLHSQHSGTSRKSGSSYEVDDETREKGMCPLPECGRVFKDLKAHMLTHQNERPEKCPIATCEYHVKGFARKYDKNRHTLTHYKGTMVCGFCPGSGSAAEKSFNRADVFKRHLTTVHGVEQNPPNSRKRSPSNRKVLGNAQPNVAGTCSTCSVTFANAQEFYEHLDDCVLRVVQQTDPSEAINQRLLTSVAEDKDVTETLDRNGLSKSIEYNVPNYDEDEDEEFEDEEIDNDDHGDATYGSRRARSGKGVGSMQHVGGGNNANQQQHYSSSRVTKPGPRTGLTFSKGGVAIVSSGRKKRKNYPVSWGCAADKMKMKKRVLCVYDGPRRLWKDDLMLDQEYEVRLKMSDGKSYVTDLDVQTINRAEAMHNATIEEKGPLMPERVACAVTAQVSNANWFGGMN; via the exons ATGGCTGAGTACGCACAATACCCAGCAAGCATGCCTCAGGACTTTGAGCTCTACTCAAACACTCACGAACACCACATGGAGTTCCACCACAGCCACCCCTTCATGTCTTCAGCATATGGCATGGAGCATGCTTTCAGTGCCTCCTACGACCCAATGGCCCCCCTCACAGAGATCCCGAGGCCTCAAGATCTACAATACCATTACGATGCCATTGTGCAAGGTGTTCGCCCATATCAATACCACACCCCAGCTGGATCGCCTCACTCTATTTCCCATTCCTTCCACGAGATGCCCCCTGTTCTCGAAGCCTCTTCCGAGTCCGGTGCTTCCGTATCTTCATCTGCCATGGGCTCACCGGCGATTGTGCCACAGTTCAATGAGTCATGGAACCCCATGCCACTAGGACACGTTCCTGGTTATGAGTACACAAACATGGCAACCGAAAAGTCCTATGTGG TGCAAGCAGATCCTAATCTGATCCAGCCATTCGCATTCGCCCCACCTAGCCCCTATCCTGAAATCAGGACAACGCCATCTCCCTACTTCCCGGTCATCGAGCAACCTCCTTCCCCCGCTCTCTCAAACATCTCCTCATATAGTCAACGAGGATCAACGAGACACAAGAAGGGTAGCGCTAGCCCCTACCTCCACACCCAGCAATACCGGCCTTATCCCCAAGGCCAACGGCGAAGCTCAGTCAACTCTCTTCACTCGCAACACTCAGGCACAAGCCGCAAGAGCGGTAGCAGCTATGAAGTGGATGATGAGACACGCGAGAAGGGCATGTGCCCTCTGCCAGAGTGTGGACGTGTCTTCAAGGACCTAAAGGCTCACATGCTCACACACCAGAACGAGAGGCCAGAGAAGTGCCCTATCGCGACGTGCGAGTACCACGTCAAAGGCTTCGCACGGAAATACGACAAGAACCGACACACCCTTACACATTACAAGGGCACCATGGTTTGCGGTTTCTGTCCAGGCAGTGGCTCCGCGGCTGAAAAGTCATTCAACCGCGCTGATGTCTTCAAGAGGCATCTCACCACCGTTCACGGGGTCGAACAGAATCCCCCCAACAGCCGTAAGAGGAGCCCATCGAACCGCAAGGTTCTCGGAAACGCACAGCCCAACGTTGCTGGAACTTGCTCCACTTGCTCAGTCACCTTTGCGAATGCACAAGAGTTCTACGAGCACTTGGACGACTGTGTGCTACGCGTCGTGCAACAAACCGACCCCAGCGAGGCTATCAACCAACGCCTCCTGACATCTGTCGCAGAGGACAAGGACGTCACTGAAACTCTTGACCGCAATGGCCTTTCCAAGAGCATTGAGTACAATGTCCCCAACTacgatgaagatgaagacgaggagtTTGAAGACGAGGAGATTGACAATGACGACCATGGCGACGCAACCTACGGCAGTCGTCGCGCCCGCTCGGGCAAAG GTGTCGGCTCGATGCAGCACGTCGGGGGTGGTAACAATGCAAACCAGCAGCAACACTACTCTTCCTCGCGTGTCACCAAACCCGGTCCCCGGACTGGTCTCACCTTCTCCAAAGGCGGCGTAGCCATTGTCAGCTCTGGTCGCAAAAAGCGCAAGAACTACCCCGTATCTTGGGGCTGTGCTGCCGacaagatgaagatgaagaagcGCGTACTTTGTGTCTACGATGGACCGCGCAGACTATGGAAAGACGATCTGATGCTCGACCAGGAGTACGAAGTGCGCTTGAAGATGTCAGATGGCAAATCCTATGTGACCGATCTGGACGTCCAAACAATCAATCGCGCAGAGGCCATGCACAACGCTACCATTGAAGAGAAGGGGCCTTTGATGCCCGAGAGAGTGGCTTGCGCTGTTACCGCACAAGTGAGTAATGCCAACTGGTTTGGGGGCATGAATTGA
- a CDS encoding glycosyltransferase family 2 protein: MAPEEFQTEIKYTSAANVMNKRYQAVAGWNMADTPIVVNLDDTAIMESSECLKVAIRAFSDPRVGLIATTKWVERVEGNSFVAGFWNMIGNLYLTRHTFEIIASFFMDGGFFVASGRFNLIRRIIVQDERFQKEFLDEYLWQGFFKRLVWLGKRSSGFQSFFDMLCKKFECITLRGIGPVQADDDNFISRWVINEGWNVAVESSPEARIITRLGGMDLESSKLLPAKFLDQCHRWSRTTLRQNPEALLSDLTIWMKWPITTWMTYIPWLYNTALAWDFAIIWTFTRTTVYTQSSHRVGLLTILILSIWGTKLIKVILWYWYHPQDLRYILFHVAFSYFHSLIKFYTMATVGDLSWSGRKNAGQSKLDTKKEG; this comes from the coding sequence ATGGCCCCGGAAGAATTTCAAACAGAGATCAAGTACACATCAGCTGCCAACGTAATGAACAAGCGCTACCAGGCAGTGGCAGGTTGGAACATGGCCGATACCCCAATCGTGGTCAACCTCGACGACACCGCTATCATGGAGTCTTCTGAGTGCCTCAAGGTCGCAATTCGAGCTTTCAGTGACCCAAGAGTTGGATTGATCGCAACAACAAAGTGGGTAGAGCGTGTCGAAGGAAACTCCTTTGTGGCAGGATTCTGGAACATGATAGGCAACCTCTACCTCACCCGCCATACCTTTGAGATCATCGCATCGTTTTTCATGGACGGCGGGTTTTTTGTTGCTTCAGGCCGGTTCAATCTTATACGAAGAATTATTGTACAAGATGAACGTTTCCAGAAAGAATTCTTGGATGAGTACCTATGGCAGGGTTTCTTCAAGCGTCTCGTGTGGCTGGGGAAACGAAGCTCAGGCTTCCAATCGTTCTTCGACATGCTCTGCAAGAAATTCGAGTGCATTACTTTGCGCGGTATCGGGCCAGTTCAAGCTGACGATGATAACTTCATTTCGCGCTGGGTCATTAACGAGGGCTGGAATGTTGCGGTTGAAAGCTCGCCTGAAGCGAGAATCATTACTCGACTGGGTGGAATGGATCTGGAATCCTCCAAGCTCTTGCCCGCCAAGTTTCTCGATCAATGTCATCGCTGGAGCCGCACAACCTTGCGACAAAACCCCGAGGCACTCCTTTCCGACTTGACCATTTGGATGAAGTGGCCAATTACAACTTGGATGACCTATATTCCGTGGCTCTACAACACAGCACTGGCATGGGACTTTGCTATTATCTGGACGTTTACTCGGACGACAGTTTATACCCAGTCTTCACATCGCGTAGGACTTTTGACCATTCTGATCCTGTCTATCTGGGGAACGAAGTTGATCAAGGTCATACTATGGTACTGGTATCATCCCCAGGATTTGCGGTACATCCTTTTTCATGTGGCGTTTTCATACTTTCATTCGCTCATTAAATTTTACACCATGGCCACCGTTGGTGACTTGAGTTGGAGTGGACGCAAGAATGCAGGACAGTCGAAATTAGACACCAAGAAGGAAGGCTAA
- a CDS encoding Glyco-hydro-16 domain containing protein — MSFKSLFVSIPLFWRCATALPAGPGSWQNGSSYVYPSQDDFSASAAYNLIDTYDASNWVSKFDVQDIADPTHGFVDYVNLQQAQQQGLLKTQNGQVYMGVDSTSHLDPNGPGRKSVRVQSKTAYNHALVIADFAHVPGSACGSWPAFWMVGPNWPNQGEIDIYEGVHLSSSNQITLHSSPGCTPTIGSGGESGSRINGADCGAGGGFNGCGIMANNPVTYGSPFNANGGGVYATLWTSSGIKVWYFATRNVPANIKSGNPDPSTWGKPVANFAGCDFDAKFRNLNIVFDITFCGDWAGGVWGSTSQCSSINPSCSAYVASQPQNFSDTYWLINSVKVYSA, encoded by the exons ATGTCTTTCAAGTCACTCTTCGTTTCGATTCCGCTCTTTTGGCGCTGTGCCACCGCACTACCTGCAGGACCCGGTTCCTGGCAAAACGGCAGCTCCTATGTTTACCCTTCCCAGGATGATTTCTCGGCTTCAGCAGCTTACAACTTGATCGACACATACGATGCGAGTAACTGGGTGTCTAAGTTCGATGTTCAGGATATCGCTGATCCTACGC ATGGATTTGTCGACTACGTCAACCTACAACAAGCTCAGCAACAGGGCTTGCTCAAGACACAAAATGGACAAGTTTACATGGGGGTAGACTCAACATCACATCTCGACCCGAATGGTCCAGGACGTAAGAGTGTACGAGTGCAAAGCAAGACAGCGTACAATCATGCCCTTGTCATTGCAGACTTTGCGCATGTCCCGGGTAGTGCATGTGGTTCGTGGCCGGCCTT CTGGATGGTCGGACCCAACTGGCCAAACCAAGGCGAGATCGACATCTACGAAGGCGTGCACTTGTCCTCCTCGAACCAAATTACCCTCCATAGCTCCCCAGGCTGCACCCCAACCATCGGCTCGGGCGGCGAATCCGGTTCGCGCATCAACGGCGCAGATTGCGGTGCGGGAGGCGGCTTCAACGGCTGCGGCATAATGGCCAATAACCCCGTGACATATGGTTCACCATTCAATGCCAACGGCGGTGGAGTCTACGCTACTCTCTGGACAAGCTCTGGTATCAAGGTGTGGTACTTTGCTACTCGAAACGTGCCTGCGAACATCAAGAGCGGAAACCCGGACCCGTCGACTTGGGGCAAGCCAGTAGCCAACTTTGCAGGATGCGACTTTGATGCAAAGTTCAGGAACCTGAATATCGTCTTTGATATCACCTTTTGTGGTGATTGGGCTGGTGGTGTTTGGGGCTCAACTTCGCAATGCTCCTCCATTAACCCCAGCTGTAGCGCTTATGTGGCGAGTCAGCCGCAGAACTTTTCTGAT ACATACTGGCTCATCAACTCTGTCAAGGTGTACAGTGCATAA
- a CDS encoding metal-dependent hydrolase related to alanyl-tRNA synthetase HxxxH domain protein: MGATTAPAIVGALQCQKNSYLQTLETEVVSCEEFVPPKPVQQAGKSKSKKSTDPTKGIENGDATGSKTYLIELADSVLFPEGGGQHTDHGVLTTLKHDESKEEIPIRSIQRHGLRCIHFSPTPLPPGMPVRQTVDFARRWDLMQQHTGQHLLSAIMDGMDLPTLGWSMGQPGEMNYVELPRKPTDDEIQKIQKDCNAKIGESMPITVETPEGKGSDSLPDDYDKEKGVVRFIKIGDMDYNACCGTHLQNSAHISVILLHHTQSVRGTNCRLFFTAGDRAIRMATEAINGLRTIAVSLSSSSAPTDVAAGVQRMSDQVSESRKKEKKLLAEIASFEGERIKTQLQSQEVAFSHRTTDGLDFINMVFFEVKDTVKERDGVVVLCSGEVKTSGSVLVFGMPELVEKMTAKVKEVVSTAKGGGKGEKWQGKVTEWQKGEIEALRDVVNTR, translated from the coding sequence ATGGGTGCTACCACGGCACCTGCCATAGTTGGCGCTCTGCAATGCCAAAAGAATTCTTATCTTCAAACCCTCGAAACTGAAGTTGTTTCCTGCGAAGAATTTGTGCCGCCAAAACCAGTACAACAGGCGGGAAAATCAAAGTCGAAAAAGTCGACCGACCCAACAAAAGGCATCGAGAATGGAGATGCGACCGGCAGCAAAACATATCTTATCGAGCTTGCCGATTCTGTTCTGTTCCCCGAGGGTGGCGGCCAACATACAGACCACGGCGTTCTGACCACATTGAAACATGATGAAAGCAAGGAAGAAATACCAATACGAAGTATCCAACGTCATGGCCTGCGTTGTATACATTTCTCGCCTACACCGCTTCCACCTGGAATGCCGGTTCGCCAAACTGTCGATTTTGCTAGGCGCTGGGATCTCATGCAGCAACATACTGGACAGCACCTTCTATCCGCTATCATGGACGGCATGGACCTACCAACACTTGGGTGGAGCATGGGTCAACCCGGAGAAATGAACTACGTTGAGCTACCACGAAAACCGACAGACGATGAGATTCAGAAGATACAAAAGGACTGTAATGCGAAGATTGGAGAAAGCATGCCAATTACGGTTGAAACACCAGAGGGAAAAGGGAGTGATAGCTTACCTGATGACTATGACAAAGAAAAAGGCGTTGTGCGATTCATCAAGATCGGGGACATGGACTATAATGCTTGCTGTGGGACCCATCTCCAGAATTCAGCGCACATTAGCGTGATCCTTCTCCATCACACTCAATCCGTGCGAGGAACAAACTGCCGACTCTTTTTCACGGCTGGCGATCGCGCTATCAGGATGGCTACGGAGGCCATCAACGGTCTTCGTACGATAGCTGTCTCGTTATCTTCCAGCTCTGCGCCCACGGATGTAGCAGCTGGCGTGCAAAGAATGAGTGACCAAGTTTCGGAATCgagaaagaaagaaaagaaactGCTTGCAGAAATTGCAAGCTTCGAAGGCGAACGTATAAAGACGCAGTTGCAGAGCCAAGAGGTGGCATTCTCCCACCGCACAACCGACGGATTGGACTTCATCAACATGGTATTCTTCGAAGTCAAAGATACAGTCAAGGAGCGGGACGGTGTCGTGGTATTGTGCTCCGGTGAAGTCAAGACATCTGGATCCGTTCTCGTATTTGGGATGCCAGAGTTAGTTGAGAAGATGACTGCCAAGGTCAAGGAAGTTGTGAGTACAGCAAAGGGCGGCGGTAAGGGAGAGAAGTGGCAAGGCAAGGTTACTGAGTGGCAGAAAGGCGAGATAGAGGCGTTGAGGGATGTTGTAAACACACGCTAG
- a CDS encoding putative ngg1p interacting factor 3 nif3 protein: protein MSRPKKPTHAAVTRFVENYLAIKENDVPRLYHAPRNPRYDPETAVVEQVVLSVTPTPGVYSLIGYPLDESTVGSAAPLPQIHPRPPRTLCFLHRPFTLDRRNVRNGTLVISSHTAFDEVLTVGWNTALAGRLGMNIADCLCVQGYKGDPERKIGIIGQVSVSLNELSRLIQEEFGTAELAHAGQSDEIGIIAIMNAFNEEEVHCVLEMARQQGWIAPDQGGRHVLYLTGQPRVSGLEAAKALGISVACVGHRQAENWGIRYMSEKLRRAFPSTKVKEVYEEETPLVRVKKEAIATEPAC from the coding sequence ATGTCAAGACCTAAGAAACCCACGCATGCGGCGGTAACGCGCTTCGTTGAGAACTATCTAGCAATCAAGGAAAACGATGTACCACGTCTCTATCACGCACCCCGAAACCCTCGCTACGATCCAGAAACTGCTGTCGTCGAGCAAGTTGTGCTGAGCGTCACCCCTACACCAGGCGTCTATTCGTTGATCGGTTACCCATTAGACGAGAGCACTGTCGGCTCTGCAGCGCCTCTTCCACAGATACACCCTCGACCGCCGCGAACGCTCTGTTTCCTACATCGACCCTTTACTCTCGATCGGCGCAATGTACGCAATGGAACGCTCGTAATCTCGAGCCACACAGCTTTTGATGAGGTGCTTACTGTGGGATGGAATACGGCGCTGGCGGGGCGGCTGGGCATGAACATTGCAGACTGCCTCTGCGTGCAGGGATACAAAGGAGACCCAGAGAGGAAGATTGGGATCATTGGCCAGGTTTCTGTATCTTTGAATGAGCTTTCTAGACTCATACAGGAAGAGTTTGGTACTGCAGAGCTCGCGCACGCTGGGCAATCTGATGAGATAGGCATCATTGCGATCATGAACGCGTTCAATGAGGAGGAGGTGCATTGCGTATTAGAGATGGCAAGACAACAGGGCTGGATTGCACCTGATCAGGGCGGCAGACATGTACTCTACCTGACTGGCCAGCCGCGTGTTAGTGGGTTAGAAGCAGCTAAAGCGCTAGGAATATCGGTAGCTTGTGTAGGACATCGGCAAGCTGAAAACTGGGGTATCAGATATATGAGTGAAAAGTTACGGAGGGCTTTTCCCAGCACGAAGGTAAAGGAGGTGTACGAGGAGGAGACTCCTCTTGTACGAGTGAAGAAGGAAGCTATCGCGACAGAACCGGCATGTTGA